One Fusarium musae strain F31 chromosome 6, whole genome shotgun sequence DNA segment encodes these proteins:
- a CDS encoding hypothetical protein (EggNog:ENOG41) has protein sequence MTQRVADIDDWVRMPYLISTTQNQFFENFPERAFRTRHALNRPDVCWETTSLRSLSDWSCDPGAPCCTCDCDCQPALRVNAQLVGYFCKPQDDTNVLDGTHSQSHGVGQALPGPFYAHYQPNTYYSYMGEPRVFYGEQEASSVEDMIYYRAKEQRHKNDAERRIQDWTRLMPELVGNSNASSSTHRMSKRCARNNNKEDKNQSAHTDKKKEKNKGDGSKRKRRTFTRRSY, from the exons ATGACACAGAGAGTTGCAGACATCGACGATTGGGTCAGAATGCCTTATCTTATTAGCACAACACAAAACCAGTTTTTCGAAAACTTCCCAGAACGAGCATTCAGAACTAGGCATGCTTTGAACAGACCTGATGTCTGCTGGGAGACCACAAGCTTGAGATCCTTGTCTGATTGGAGTTGTGATCCAGGCGCTCCATGCTGCACCTGTGACTGTGATTGCCAGCCTGCTCTGAGGGTCAACGCGCAGCTTGTTGGATATTTCTGCAAACCCCAGGATGATACCAATGTT CTTGACGGCACACACTCACAGAGCCACGGCGTAGGACAAGCACTGCCAGGCCCTTTCTACGCTCATTACCAGCCCAACACCTATTACAGTTATATGGGAGAACCACGTGTCTTTTATGGCGAACAGGAGGCCTCGTCAGTTGAGGATATGATCTACTATAGAGCTAAGGAGCAGCGGCACAAGAATGATGCCGAGAGAAGAATTCAAGATTGGACACGACTCATGCCTGAACTAGTCGGCAACAGCAATGCCTCGTCCTCAACGCACCGCATGTCGAAGAGATGCGCCAGGAacaataataaagaagacaAAAATCAAAGCGCACACAcagacaagaagaaagagaagaacaagggcgACGGGAGCAAAAGAAAGAGACGAACGTTCACACGACGATCCTATTGA
- a CDS encoding hypothetical protein (EggNog:ENOG41~BUSCO:EOG09262IP2) — protein MTPVSEHEDAIAQELQAPAHPLDHKRRRTMTSTDEIDSTIIRPGSVRINVKGAFIVDPDTATPASTSGASAGGAAAHNGRMSPTHPETSDIRLPYHTAIVSHIAIDIGGSLIKLVYFSREVDSTDPGGRLNFQSFETDRIDDCVEFMRHLRDNQLVNGSQPGELCVMATGGGAYKYYDKIRAALEVDVSQEDEMECLIIGEQLYSLSRTFELIVFLGLDFFITEIPREVFTYSETDPMHFVVPQDNIYPYLLVNIGSGVSFLKVTGPRSYQRVGGTSLGGGTLWGLLSLLTGARTFDEMLEQAAHGDNANVDMLVGDIYGTDYGKIGLKSTTIASSFGKVFRMKREAESAAEDGRSATPEDASFNSADVSRSLLYAISNNIGQIAYLQSQIHNLSNIYFGGSFIRGHRQTINTLSYAIKFWSKGEKQAYFLRHEGYLGAVGAFLKRKPKNWGRKGSLEGMDDLAELRTNLREGASISSTS, from the exons ATGACTCCCGTCTCGGAACACGAAGATGCGATTGCACAAGAACTACAAGCTCCGGCGCATCCTTTGGACCACAAGCGCCGCCGTACCATGACGTCGACCGATGAAATAGACAGCACCATCATCCGCCCTGGCAGTGTCAGAATTAATGTCAAAGGCGCTTTCATCGTCGACCCCGATACGGCGACGCCAGCCTCTACCTCTGGCGCAAGCGCGGGCGGTGCTGCAGCTCATAACGGCCGAATGAGCCCGACGCACCCCGAAACGAGCGACATCCGGTTGCCATACCACACTGCGATTGTGAGCCATATTGCGATTGAC ATTGGCGGATCGCTTATAAAACTCGTTTACTTCTCGCGCGAAGTTGATTCTACGGATCCCGGCGGCCGACTGAACTTTCAAAGCTTCGAAACAGATCGCATTGATGACTGTGTGGAGTTTATGCGACATCTGCGTGATAACCAACTTGTCAATGGCTCACAACCGGGAGAGTTGTGTGTGATGGCGACTGGTGGTGGCGCGTACAAGTATTATGACAAAATTCGAGCCGCACTTGAAGTGGACGTATCGcaagaggatgagatggaatGTCTCATCATTGGTGAGCAGCTCTATTCGCTATCAAGAACGTTTGAGCTGATAGTTTTTCTAGGACTCGACTTTTTTATAACCGAAATCCCCCGCGAGGTCTTTACCTACTCCGAAACAGATCCCATGCACTTCGTCGTGCCAcaagataatatatatccTTATCTGCTCGTAAATATCGGCTCAGGCGTCTCATTCCTCAAGGTCACTGGGCCAAGATCATATCAGCGAGTCGGAGGTACATCACTCGGTGGTGGTACTCTCTGGGgtctcttgtctctgctCACTGGCGCGCGAACTTTTGACGAGATGCTTGAGCAAGCCGCTCACGGCGACAATGCCAACGTCGATATGCTAGTTGGCGACATCTATGGAACAGACTATGGCAAGATAGGACTCAAGAGCACAACAATCGCTTCGTCCTTTGGTAAAGTTTTTCGTATGAAGAGAGAGGCTGAATCAGCAGCCGAAGATGGCAGATCTGCTACGCCGGAAGACGCATCCTTCAACAGCGCAGATGTTTCAAGGTCTCTCCTGTACGCCATCTCAAACAATATTGGACAGATCGCCTACCTGCAGTCCCAAATTCACAACCTATCCAATATTTATTTCGGTGGCTCTTTCATCAGAGGCCATCGTCAGACCATTAACACACTAAGCTATGCCATCAAGTTCTGGAGTAAGGGGGAGAAGCAAGCATACTTCCTCCGTCATGAGGGTTACCTGGGAGCAGTTGGCGCATTCCTCAAAAGGAAGCCCAAGAACTGGGGCCGCAAAGGAAGTCTTGAGGGCATGGATGACCTAGCTGAGTTACGGACGAATCTCCGCGAAGGGGCATCTATCTCCAGTACATCATAA
- a CDS encoding hypothetical protein (EggNog:ENOG41) has product MPRNGDGSSDNGPFEAADHNIAHGVGKPDSDRVDRADKTAGLPEGKDEHGQGLQDAPASGGQSQGIKQGGDVGQGN; this is encoded by the exons ATGCCTCGCAACGGAGACGGTTCTTCTGACAACGGCCCTTTTGAGGCTGCCGACCACAACATCGCCCACGGTGTTGGCAAGCCCGAC TCTGACCGTGTCGACCGCGCTGACAAGACCGCTGGCCTCCCCGAGGGCAAGGACGAGCATGGCCAAGGTCTCCAGGACGCTCCCGCCAGCGGAGGCCAGAGCCAGGGCATCAAGCAGGGCGGGGATGTTGGACAGGGCAACTAG